A DNA window from Maribellus comscasis contains the following coding sequences:
- a CDS encoding SusC/RagA family TonB-linked outer membrane protein, translating to MKKKLSLYTCRRNPCMKKVLRIMKVMTFFLFAMFFQVSAAVFSQNSGLINLKAENEPLKEILKLIEDQSSNRFLYNSKNINVEQKTSVDCQAKSIEEVLDVLFKGTDIKYRSFEKTYVLFSEGRERLISSRDLFTSSQQQKTVSGKVTDSSVIPLPGVTVVIKGTTQGTITNAEGEYSLTDVPENATLQFSFVGMKTQEIPVDGKISINVTMAEEAIGIEEVVAIGYGTINVENVTSSVSSIREDEFVGGAINDAAQLFKGKVPGVIINTTSGNPLNTSEISLRGKITLMGTSDPLILIDGIPGGLRDVSPDQIESISVLKDASAAAIYGTRGSNGVINITTKSGIYNATSVNIKSYITTQEITNKVDVMNASQYRELIGETVAWDVGYETDWLKEITQTPISQSHDVSLRGGWEKANYLLSFRFNEENGLIKRSNINIIQPRIEVNQKLFNDKLKIKGILNGNLQQYYPLLYQENAYAHSFVFNPTAPVKKEDGEFYENFAVQQDMYQNPVALLEEAEGEVKSNRLKIQGSASYNPIKNLFIELVGSRTSNQNIGGTYLKEDHPISLINGKSGIASRSTSNLQEDVTEISTEYSKKFLNKHDFKFLGGFSWNRTLFEQFQMNNYNFSTDKLLYNSIGNGSALTEGNATMSSYKRESKLIGFFARINYNYKNKYLLMASIRHEGSSKFGKDNKWGNFPSMSLGWNIYNEPFLNSVSFFSQLKLRAGYGVTGNIPTDSYLSLSTYGFGNKALVNGEWISVIMPTSNPNPGLKWETKEELNIGLDFGFFSDRLSGTIDIYKQSTNNMLWDYTVPNPPYLYDSTIANAVKMENLGLELQLNMVLFNSGGFNWSSSISYSTNRNEVKSLSSENFQIAAGYFYAGNVKSPVILPSHKVEIGEPIGNFFGYKAIDIDEDGYWIIEGSDGNPKSVIDEQPEDRQILGNGIPKHNLSWNNSLGYRNLSLDVQMYGAFDFQILNNRRIFLEPPVALARGNVLTQAFDNIFGKRPLNAEQSMEYNSYYIENGDYWKISNVTLNYNFNINNAKIFLKRGNLFVSVNNVYTITGYKGIDPEVSIKGLDPGTDPYNRYPATRTYTLGLSLEF from the coding sequence ATGAAAAAAAAACTAAGCCTTTACACTTGCAGGCGAAATCCCTGCATGAAAAAAGTTTTAAGGATTATGAAAGTAATGACTTTTTTTCTGTTTGCGATGTTTTTTCAGGTTTCTGCCGCTGTTTTTTCTCAGAACAGCGGGCTTATTAACCTGAAAGCGGAGAATGAACCTTTGAAAGAGATACTGAAATTGATTGAGGATCAAAGTAGCAATAGGTTCTTGTATAATAGCAAAAACATTAATGTAGAACAGAAAACGAGTGTAGATTGCCAAGCGAAAAGCATTGAAGAAGTTTTAGATGTGCTTTTTAAAGGTACTGATATTAAGTACCGTTCTTTTGAAAAAACGTATGTCCTGTTTTCGGAAGGAAGAGAAAGACTTATTTCATCGAGGGATTTATTTACCTCTTCTCAACAACAAAAAACAGTTTCAGGGAAGGTGACTGACTCCTCTGTCATTCCTCTTCCCGGTGTAACAGTAGTAATAAAAGGAACAACTCAGGGAACCATAACAAATGCTGAAGGGGAATATTCGTTGACAGATGTCCCTGAAAACGCTACACTGCAGTTTTCGTTTGTTGGGATGAAAACACAGGAAATTCCAGTTGATGGCAAAATAAGCATAAATGTAACTATGGCTGAAGAGGCTATTGGCATTGAAGAAGTCGTTGCGATTGGGTATGGTACTATAAATGTTGAAAATGTGACCAGTTCAGTATCTTCCATTAGAGAAGACGAATTTGTAGGAGGAGCAATTAATGATGCAGCTCAATTATTTAAAGGTAAAGTACCCGGTGTTATAATAAATACAACAAGTGGTAATCCTTTAAATACATCAGAAATAAGTTTGAGAGGAAAAATTACTTTAATGGGAACTTCAGATCCTTTAATTCTTATTGACGGTATTCCTGGTGGATTAAGAGATGTTTCACCTGACCAAATTGAATCCATAAGTGTTTTAAAGGATGCATCAGCAGCTGCAATATATGGTACTAGGGGTAGTAATGGTGTAATTAATATTACGACAAAAAGTGGAATTTATAATGCTACATCTGTTAATATAAAAAGTTATATAACAACTCAGGAAATTACTAATAAAGTTGATGTAATGAACGCATCCCAATATAGAGAACTAATTGGTGAAACTGTTGCCTGGGATGTTGGATATGAAACCGACTGGCTAAAAGAAATAACACAAACACCAATTTCGCAATCCCATGACGTAAGTTTAAGGGGAGGATGGGAAAAAGCAAACTATTTGTTGAGTTTTCGTTTCAATGAAGAAAATGGATTAATAAAAAGATCCAACATAAATATCATTCAACCTCGTATTGAAGTGAATCAGAAATTATTTAATGACAAATTAAAAATCAAAGGTATTTTAAATGGTAATTTACAACAATACTATCCATTATTATATCAGGAAAATGCTTATGCACATTCTTTTGTTTTTAATCCAACAGCACCTGTTAAAAAGGAAGACGGGGAGTTTTATGAGAATTTTGCGGTACAGCAGGACATGTATCAAAATCCGGTTGCCTTATTAGAAGAAGCCGAAGGTGAGGTTAAAAGTAACAGATTAAAAATCCAGGGTTCTGCTTCATATAATCCAATTAAGAATCTATTCATCGAATTAGTGGGCTCAAGGACTAGCAACCAAAATATTGGGGGAACTTATTTAAAAGAAGATCATCCTATTTCATTAATAAATGGGAAAAGTGGAATTGCTTCTCGCAGCACATCAAATCTTCAAGAAGATGTGACGGAAATTTCTACCGAATACTCTAAGAAATTTCTAAACAAACATGATTTTAAATTTTTAGGAGGATTCAGTTGGAATAGAACACTATTTGAACAATTTCAAATGAATAATTATAATTTTTCAACCGATAAATTATTGTACAATTCTATAGGAAATGGTTCTGCTCTTACCGAAGGGAACGCTACCATGTCTTCTTATAAAAGGGAAAGTAAATTGATTGGTTTTTTTGCCAGAATAAATTATAACTATAAAAATAAATATCTGTTAATGGCTAGTATACGTCATGAAGGTTCATCGAAATTTGGGAAAGATAATAAATGGGGAAATTTTCCAAGTATGTCGCTTGGTTGGAATATATATAATGAACCATTTCTTAATAGCGTTTCCTTTTTTAGTCAACTTAAACTCCGGGCTGGTTATGGTGTAACAGGGAATATACCTACAGATTCATATTTGTCACTTTCAACTTATGGCTTTGGAAATAAAGCATTGGTAAATGGAGAATGGATATCTGTTATAATGCCAACAAGTAATCCAAATCCGGGATTAAAATGGGAAACTAAGGAAGAGCTTAATATCGGATTGGATTTTGGTTTTTTTAGTGACCGACTCTCAGGAACAATAGATATATATAAACAAAGTACTAATAATATGCTATGGGATTATACAGTTCCAAATCCGCCATACCTGTATGATTCAACTATCGCCAATGCAGTAAAAATGGAAAATTTAGGTCTTGAACTGCAGTTAAATATGGTATTATTTAATTCAGGAGGTTTTAATTGGAGCTCATCTATAAGTTATTCAACCAACCGCAATGAAGTTAAATCCCTATCAAGTGAAAATTTTCAAATAGCTGCCGGTTATTTTTATGCAGGGAACGTTAAATCTCCTGTTATTTTGCCTTCACATAAGGTAGAAATAGGTGAACCGATAGGTAATTTCTTTGGATATAAGGCAATAGATATTGATGAAGATGGCTATTGGATTATTGAAGGATCTGACGGGAATCCTAAGTCAGTTATTGATGAACAACCCGAGGATCGACAAATTTTGGGGAATGGAATTCCAAAACATAATCTAAGTTGGAATAATTCTTTGGGCTACAGAAATTTAAGTTTAGATGTACAAATGTATGGGGCATTTGATTTTCAAATCCTTAATAATAGAAGAATTTTTTTAGAACCTCCCGTTGCATTGGCGAGGGGAAATGTGCTAACGCAAGCATTTGACAACATTTTTGGGAAAAGACCTTTAAATGCTGAGCAAAGCATGGAATATAACAGTTATTATATTGAAAACGGCGA
- a CDS encoding FecR family protein: protein MAKFNEDTLLYRFFEKETSEEENEEIINWVSASEENRKEFRKIHKVFLSSNLKQFYSEIDIDDAWSKLYSNLQKYKGKSRIISSNLILKVAASVIILIAFGFGSIWTNEHIFNGNKPIIVHFEAPAGEKSKIQLADGSNVWLNSETVLTYNVTNPRNVAVEGEAFFDIKKDAGKPFWVETPSGMKVKVTGTRFNLRCYADDLIVETTLEEGKVSILGENSNRLAVLTPGQQARYTYKGEVHVENVSPELYSLWKNNEIVFSEISFRDLVPQIERWFGVSIELDPKINDEDRFTMTIKTESLREMLNMMKLTSNFNYEINGSRVKIISK from the coding sequence ATGGCTAAATTTAATGAGGATACGCTACTTTATCGTTTTTTTGAAAAAGAGACATCGGAAGAAGAAAACGAAGAAATTATTAATTGGGTTTCTGCTTCTGAGGAAAACCGTAAAGAATTCCGTAAAATTCATAAGGTATTCCTTTCAAGTAATCTAAAACAATTCTATTCTGAAATCGATATTGATGATGCGTGGAGTAAGCTGTATAGTAATTTACAAAAGTATAAAGGCAAATCAAGAATAATAAGTTCTAACCTGATATTAAAGGTTGCAGCCTCTGTTATTATACTTATAGCATTTGGTTTTGGAAGTATCTGGACAAATGAACACATTTTTAACGGGAATAAACCAATTATTGTTCACTTTGAAGCGCCGGCAGGAGAAAAGTCAAAGATACAACTTGCTGATGGCAGCAATGTTTGGCTGAATTCGGAAACAGTTTTGACTTATAATGTAACCAATCCCAGAAATGTTGCTGTAGAAGGTGAAGCATTTTTTGATATTAAAAAAGATGCTGGTAAACCATTTTGGGTTGAGACACCTTCCGGGATGAAGGTTAAAGTAACAGGAACCCGATTTAATCTCAGATGTTATGCCGATGATCTCATTGTGGAAACAACCCTTGAAGAAGGAAAAGTGAGCATATTGGGAGAAAATTCTAACCGGTTGGCTGTATTAACTCCGGGACAACAAGCCAGGTACACATATAAAGGCGAAGTTCACGTGGAAAATGTTTCACCTGAATTATACTCCCTATGGAAAAATAATGAAATCGTTTTTTCTGAAATTTCATTCAGAGATTTGGTGCCACAAATCGAGCGATGGTTTGGAGTTTCAATCGAATTAGATCCGAAAATCAACGACGAAGACAGGTTTACAATGACCATTAAAACTGAAAGCTTACGTGAAATGCTTAATATGATGAAATTAACTTCAAATTTTAATTATGAAATAAATGGTTCCAGAGTGAAAATAATTTCAAAATAA
- a CDS encoding RNA polymerase sigma-70 factor — MKLIKNTKTSEEQTFELIFRRYYVRLCGFANKFIGDTAESEEIVQEAFLNVWKKREKLNLDDDIRPYLFKSVQNLCYNFLEHQKVEDKYYKVIYDVYKNQKKDYQTFESVMYSELQAKVDEVIESLPQRCREIFCLSRWDGLKYGEIAEKLQISVKTVETQMSRALVILRKELSDYLVFMIITLLL, encoded by the coding sequence ATGAAACTGATTAAAAACACAAAAACCAGTGAAGAACAAACCTTTGAATTAATATTCAGAAGGTACTATGTCAGGTTATGTGGTTTTGCAAATAAGTTTATTGGCGATACTGCTGAATCGGAAGAAATAGTGCAGGAGGCTTTCCTCAATGTATGGAAGAAAAGAGAAAAATTAAACCTAGATGACGATATCCGTCCTTATCTCTTTAAGTCAGTACAAAATCTTTGTTATAATTTTTTAGAACATCAAAAGGTGGAGGATAAGTATTATAAGGTTATTTATGACGTATATAAAAATCAAAAGAAAGACTATCAGACTTTTGAATCGGTAATGTATTCCGAACTTCAAGCAAAAGTTGATGAAGTGATAGAATCCTTGCCGCAGAGATGTAGAGAGATATTCTGTCTGAGTCGTTGGGACGGTTTAAAATATGGTGAAATAGCGGAGAAACTTCAAATATCTGTAAAAACAGTTGAGACACAAATGAGCCGTGCCTTGGTAATATTACGAAAAGAATTAAGCGACTATCTTGTTTTTATGATTATTACCCTCCTACTGTAA
- a CDS encoding type II toxin-antitoxin system HipA family toxin, which yields MSLPEIKYCPGTLAEGFDTYCTACLRRVFEGRKVSHILPYAPPQSNEEDAEKFIENRKRISISGVQEKLSLLLDKNKLRLTEEGEQGTYILKPIPRDVKSVDQVPANEHLTMQIARQVYGLQTAENALTFFSNGEPAYITKRFDVKGNGSKWGKEDFATLAGKTEENAGHNFKYDYSYEAMGELLKKYAPAWRVEIEKLYSLIVFNFLLSNGDAHLKNFSLIETPNGDYVLSPAYDLFNTRIHVDDSDFALDEGLFSDGFKSEEMKKSSHPGLHDFQELARRFEINEKRRDKILASYLQRQPMVEELTHRSFLNDKTKRAYLLLYQTKRNYLSKE from the coding sequence ATGAGCTTACCAGAAATAAAATACTGTCCGGGGACATTAGCGGAAGGATTTGACACTTACTGTACAGCTTGTTTAAGACGGGTCTTTGAAGGAAGAAAAGTGAGCCACATTTTGCCGTATGCTCCTCCGCAAAGCAATGAGGAGGATGCTGAAAAATTTATAGAAAACCGGAAACGGATTTCAATATCCGGCGTACAGGAGAAGTTATCGCTTCTGCTTGACAAAAATAAATTACGCCTGACCGAAGAAGGAGAACAGGGAACTTACATATTAAAGCCTATCCCCAGGGATGTAAAAAGTGTTGACCAGGTTCCGGCAAACGAACATCTGACCATGCAGATTGCCCGGCAGGTATATGGTTTACAAACCGCCGAAAATGCACTGACTTTTTTCAGCAACGGAGAACCTGCATACATCACCAAACGGTTCGATGTAAAAGGAAATGGCTCAAAATGGGGAAAGGAAGACTTTGCGACACTCGCCGGAAAAACAGAAGAAAATGCAGGACACAACTTCAAATACGATTATAGCTATGAAGCTATGGGTGAATTACTAAAGAAATATGCTCCCGCCTGGAGGGTGGAAATCGAAAAATTGTATTCGTTGATTGTTTTCAATTTCCTGCTTTCAAACGGGGATGCACACCTGAAAAACTTTTCACTGATTGAAACACCAAACGGAGATTATGTGCTAAGTCCGGCCTATGACTTGTTTAATACAAGAATCCACGTAGATGATTCAGATTTTGCATTGGATGAAGGATTATTCAGCGATGGCTTTAAATCGGAGGAGATGAAAAAAAGCAGTCATCCCGGACTGCACGATTTTCAGGAGCTGGCAAGAAGATTCGAAATAAACGAGAAACGGAGGGATAAAATCCTTGCTTCTTACCTGCAAAGACAACCGATGGTTGAAGAGTTAACACATCGTTCTTTTTTAAACGACAAGACAAAACGCGCCTATTTATTGCTTTATCAGACAAAAAGGAATTACCTGAGTAAAGAATGA
- a CDS encoding HipA N-terminal domain-containing protein, with translation MRKANVYRNGELVGVLTQFSTSNYEFRYDDNWFANGELPPISLTMPKSQQVYKSEYLFSFFFNMLSEGVNRQLQTRHLKIDEKDYFGLLLATAKTDTIGAITILEIKE, from the coding sequence ATGCGAAAAGCGAATGTATATAGAAATGGAGAGCTGGTTGGGGTACTTACCCAATTTTCAACCAGCAATTATGAATTCCGATATGATGACAACTGGTTTGCCAACGGAGAGCTTCCGCCGATTAGCCTTACCATGCCCAAAAGTCAACAAGTTTATAAATCAGAATATTTGTTCTCGTTCTTCTTTAATATGCTTTCTGAAGGCGTGAACAGGCAGTTACAAACCCGCCATTTAAAGATTGATGAAAAAGACTATTTTGGTTTGTTACTGGCCACAGCTAAAACGGATACCATTGGAGCAATAACCATTTTAGAAATCAAAGAATGA
- a CDS encoding helix-turn-helix domain-containing protein, translating into MTVSEIGVQIKERRKILRITQPDLAEMAEISINTLYKVERGQANPTVEILNKIADILGMELKLEVKQPKL; encoded by the coding sequence ATGACAGTCTCAGAAATAGGAGTGCAGATAAAGGAAAGAAGAAAGATACTTCGGATTACTCAGCCCGACCTTGCTGAAATGGCAGAAATCAGCATAAATACATTGTATAAAGTTGAACGGGGACAGGCGAATCCAACGGTTGAGATATTGAATAAAATTGCGGATATCCTGGGGATGGAATTAAAACTGGAAGTAAAACAACCAAAACTGTAG
- a CDS encoding DUF4943 family protein, translating into MKTIRILSVFILSFVLFSCKKSELDIENPDVRLFVEQLKNGTYNQFERNENGEKVGAIMPAFNLKQVSQLIDYAADTSFIPDLSCVPINPISSRLMWPINRPGKVFLGEYLLWCAQYAIDGHFPSLDPFLVNINEEETGKGITAKEVLLVRDYYENWWNLYNENVLEAPRPLAETPYTWF; encoded by the coding sequence ATGAAAACTATCAGAATTTTATCTGTATTTATCCTGTCATTTGTTTTATTCTCATGTAAAAAAAGTGAGTTGGATATTGAAAATCCAGATGTGAGGTTGTTTGTTGAACAATTAAAAAATGGCACATATAATCAATTTGAACGAAATGAAAATGGTGAAAAAGTAGGTGCAATAATGCCTGCTTTCAACTTAAAACAGGTATCACAACTAATTGATTATGCAGCTGACACTTCTTTTATTCCCGATTTAAGCTGTGTTCCAATCAATCCAATATCTTCTCGCTTGATGTGGCCAATAAACAGGCCAGGGAAGGTATTTTTAGGAGAATATTTGTTATGGTGTGCCCAATATGCAATAGATGGTCATTTCCCGTCCTTAGACCCATTTCTGGTTAATATAAATGAAGAAGAAACAGGAAAAGGAATAACAGCCAAAGAAGTATTACTTGTCAGAGATTATTATGAAAATTGGTGGAATCTTTATAATGAAAATGTTTTAGAAGCCCCTCGCCCATTAGCAGAGACACCATATACCTGGTTTTAA
- a CDS encoding glycoside hydrolase family 28 protein, with protein sequence MRKSAFVALIAISILSNSCQVNQPEKPVTNTIKFTGIEFEMPEINKPIIPENEVTIVDFGAKSGGQFLNSEAFEKAIAAVSEKGGGKVIIPAGIWLTGPIILKSNLELHAEAGALIIFSTNKDLYPVIETNFEGLNTFRCMSPIYGKNLENISFTGSGVWDGSGDAWRYVKKSNLTESQWEKLVASGGIVNKRGDGWYPSEQFRKGMLGSGDQNVRDDLKTKEDFEQIRDYLRPVMVSIQNSKRVMLDGPVFQNSPAWCLHPLMVEDLIVKNVTVRNPWYSQNGDGIDIESCKNVVVENCNFDVGDDAICIKSGKNKEGRDRGIPCENLVIKNNVVYHGHGGVTVGSEMSGGVKNMHVSNCTFMGTDVGLRFKSTRGRGGVVENIFISDVRMTSIPTFAISFNLYYGGKSVSEMMEAGGLESSEEMMPVTEETPQFKNISISDITLKGAMQAVLLQGLPEMNIENVELKNLLLEADKGFLVVDADNVTIKNVELKTEANQAFQIFNSKNVSLSGIDFDFNAENNIVVNGKKSDNIKLVSKSGQNLEDFTQTENEVKENAVTFK encoded by the coding sequence ATGAGAAAATCAGCGTTCGTAGCATTAATCGCTATTTCTATTTTATCAAACAGTTGCCAGGTAAATCAACCTGAAAAACCAGTCACCAATACAATAAAGTTTACAGGAATTGAATTTGAAATGCCGGAAATCAACAAGCCCATAATTCCTGAAAATGAAGTAACCATTGTTGATTTTGGCGCCAAAAGTGGCGGACAGTTTTTAAATTCAGAAGCGTTTGAAAAAGCGATAGCTGCCGTGAGCGAAAAGGGCGGCGGGAAAGTTATCATTCCTGCCGGGATTTGGCTCACCGGTCCGATTATTTTGAAAAGCAATCTTGAACTCCATGCGGAAGCGGGTGCTTTAATCATTTTTTCAACCAATAAAGATTTGTACCCGGTAATTGAAACCAATTTTGAAGGACTGAATACATTTCGTTGCATGTCGCCAATTTATGGAAAGAATCTGGAGAATATCTCGTTTACAGGATCAGGCGTTTGGGATGGTTCGGGCGATGCCTGGCGCTACGTTAAAAAAAGTAACCTCACCGAAAGTCAGTGGGAAAAGCTGGTTGCTTCCGGCGGAATTGTAAACAAAAGAGGAGACGGTTGGTATCCTTCGGAACAATTCAGAAAAGGAATGCTGGGAAGCGGCGACCAGAATGTCCGTGACGATTTAAAAACAAAAGAAGATTTTGAGCAAATTCGCGATTATTTACGCCCGGTTATGGTGAGCATTCAAAACAGCAAACGGGTAATGCTGGATGGACCGGTTTTTCAGAATTCACCCGCGTGGTGTTTACACCCCTTAATGGTTGAAGATTTAATCGTAAAAAATGTAACGGTACGAAATCCCTGGTATTCGCAAAATGGCGATGGGATTGACATTGAGTCGTGCAAAAATGTTGTGGTTGAAAACTGCAATTTTGATGTTGGTGACGATGCCATTTGTATAAAATCGGGTAAAAACAAAGAAGGCAGAGACCGCGGCATTCCATGTGAAAATCTGGTGATAAAAAATAATGTTGTTTATCATGGGCACGGCGGAGTTACGGTAGGCAGTGAAATGTCGGGCGGAGTAAAAAACATGCATGTTTCAAACTGTACATTTATGGGAACCGACGTGGGGTTGCGTTTTAAAAGTACCCGCGGAAGAGGAGGTGTTGTTGAAAACATTTTTATTTCGGACGTGCGAATGACCAGCATTCCAACTTTTGCCATTTCTTTTAATTTATATTACGGAGGGAAATCGGTTTCAGAAATGATGGAAGCAGGAGGCCTGGAGAGTTCAGAGGAAATGATGCCGGTTACAGAAGAAACGCCACAATTCAAAAACATCTCAATTTCAGACATTACTTTAAAAGGTGCTATGCAGGCGGTACTATTGCAGGGATTGCCCGAAATGAACATTGAAAATGTGGAACTAAAAAATTTGTTGCTGGAAGCCGACAAAGGTTTTTTGGTTGTTGACGCTGATAATGTTACCATCAAAAATGTGGAACTTAAAACAGAGGCGAACCAGGCTTTTCAGATTTTCAACAGTAAAAATGTTAGTTTGAGTGGAATCGATTTTGATTTCAATGCTGAAAACAACATTGTTGTGAACGGTAAAAAATCGGATAACATTAAACTTGTTTCAAAATCAGGCCAAAACCTTGAAGACTTCACCCAAACCGAAAATGAAGTAAAAGAAAATGCGGTAACTTTCAAATAG
- a CDS encoding rhamnogalacturonan acetylesterase: MKRLATAGILFILLVNACKTEKADISVYSIGDSTMASKKAEVYPETGWCQVIGQFFDETVTVHNHAVNGRSSKSFINEGRWQVVLDSLQKGDVVFIQFGHNDQKDYDTTRYTTPFGTYSENLTEFVKESREKGATPVLFTSIIRRKFGENGKLTDTHGDYPVATRKVANDLDVPLIDLQKITERWVNNLGDEASKKMFLWTKPNERFMEGRKDDTHLSVEGATKVAQLAIQELKKANLKISERVYFEEDITKARE, from the coding sequence ATGAAAAGATTAGCTACAGCAGGCATATTATTTATTCTTTTAGTTAATGCCTGCAAAACTGAAAAAGCAGATATTTCAGTTTATTCAATTGGCGATTCAACCATGGCCAGTAAAAAAGCGGAAGTTTATCCGGAAACAGGTTGGTGCCAGGTAATCGGGCAGTTTTTTGATGAAACAGTTACAGTACATAATCACGCTGTTAACGGACGAAGTTCAAAAAGTTTTATCAATGAAGGAAGATGGCAGGTAGTGCTCGACAGTCTGCAAAAAGGCGATGTGGTTTTTATCCAATTCGGGCATAATGACCAAAAAGATTACGATACTACGCGTTACACAACTCCGTTTGGAACTTATTCTGAAAACCTCACAGAATTTGTAAAAGAATCTCGCGAAAAAGGTGCAACGCCGGTACTTTTTACCTCCATCATCCGGAGAAAATTTGGTGAGAATGGAAAATTAACTGATACACACGGAGATTATCCGGTGGCCACAAGAAAAGTGGCCAATGATTTGGATGTCCCTTTAATTGATCTTCAGAAAATTACTGAAAGATGGGTGAATAATCTTGGCGACGAAGCTTCAAAAAAGATGTTTCTTTGGACCAAGCCCAACGAACGATTTATGGAAGGAAGAAAAGATGACACTCATTTATCAGTTGAGGGCGCTACAAAGGTTGCACAACTTGCCATACAAGAGTTGAAAAAAGCAAACCTTAAAATTTCCGAAAGAGTATATTTTGAGGAAGACATAACAAAAGCACGTGAATAG
- a CDS encoding glycoside hydrolase family protein, with protein MKRRNFIKTATTSFLSAPLITNGIIANFHNGSQKESEFVKKLKPIGRILEEEGYYVWCNTPVYGKDGKIHVFYSRWLDKYGMSGWISKCEIAHAVADSPESVFTHVETILKPRPGFFDATTCHNPHIQFHDGKYYLFYMGNSNGRTNTKRVGLAIADDVNGPWERKDTPLLETGEPGAWDDHCTTNPALLKHPNGQFWLYYKSWNNKEYEEATGGIRGNRKYGLAIADKIEGPYIKYDGNPVIDFSYLGDNQQLEDAYVWFENDLFKLIARDMGFYNHEYGLLFKSKDGLNWNKPEIAYYETGHYFEQPPKPKHLNRYGRLERPQLLMKNGKPEYLFTTSQGGKYNTASGYIFKIE; from the coding sequence ATGAAACGACGCAATTTTATAAAAACAGCCACAACAAGTTTTTTGTCGGCACCATTAATTACAAACGGAATTATCGCAAATTTTCATAACGGTTCTCAAAAAGAATCTGAATTTGTAAAAAAATTAAAACCCATCGGAAGGATTTTGGAAGAAGAAGGATACTACGTTTGGTGTAATACTCCTGTTTATGGCAAAGACGGCAAAATTCATGTTTTTTATTCACGCTGGCTGGATAAATATGGAATGAGCGGCTGGATTAGTAAATGTGAAATTGCGCATGCTGTTGCAGACTCTCCGGAATCCGTATTTACGCATGTTGAAACCATCCTGAAACCCAGGCCCGGATTTTTTGATGCAACGACCTGCCACAATCCGCATATTCAATTTCACGATGGAAAATACTATTTGTTTTACATGGGTAATTCAAACGGTCGGACCAACACAAAAAGAGTTGGATTAGCAATTGCAGACGATGTAAACGGGCCGTGGGAAAGAAAAGACACACCGCTGCTTGAAACAGGTGAACCCGGTGCGTGGGACGACCATTGCACAACAAATCCGGCATTATTAAAACATCCCAACGGACAGTTTTGGTTGTACTACAAATCGTGGAACAACAAAGAATACGAAGAGGCCACTGGCGGAATCCGCGGAAATCGAAAATACGGCCTTGCCATTGCCGACAAAATTGAAGGGCCGTATATAAAATATGACGGAAATCCGGTGATTGATTTTTCATATTTGGGCGATAATCAGCAACTCGAAGATGCTTATGTTTGGTTTGAAAACGACCTATTTAAATTGATTGCCCGCGACATGGGATTTTATAATCATGAGTATGGTTTGCTTTTTAAATCGAAAGACGGGTTAAACTGGAATAAACCCGAAATTGCCTATTACGAAACCGGTCATTATTTTGAACAACCTCCAAAACCAAAACATTTAAACAGATACGGAAGGTTGGAAAGGCCGCAGTTATTAATGAAAAACGGAAAACCCGAATACCTTTTTACAACCTCGCAGGGAGGCAAATACAACACCGCCAGCGGTTACATTTTTAAAATTGAATAG